A window of Thermodesulfobacteriota bacterium genomic DNA:
AGCCCGAGCGCCCCGCCCTCTCCCTGGGCCGGGAGGAGACCTTCGAAGAGGATATCACGGACCGGGTGCAGGCCGAAGATGCTCTCCTCGGGCTGGCCATGGCCGTGGCCCGCCGGCTGCGCCGCCCTGGCCTGGCCGGTCGCACCGTCACCCTCAAGGTCAAGTACCACGATTTCTCCCAGATCACCCGCAGCCACAGCCTGGAACAGGCCACCAGCGACGGCCACCGGATCTGGACCGCCTGCCGCCAGCTGCTCGATGCCACCGAGGTCGGCCGGCGGCCGGTGCGACTCCTGGGAATCACCGTCAGCCGCTTCCCCCCTGCGACCCGCAACCGCAGCCTGTTCCCGCCCCCGGAAGAGGAGCTGCGCCGCAACCGTCTCCACCAGAGTCTCGATGCCATCGCCGACCGGTTCGGCGGCGAAGCGATCCGTCCCGGTCGCCTGCTCGACCAGTCCGGCAACCGGCGGCGATCCTGAGCGACGGGATCCCGTTCAGGGCTCCAGCCGCAGATCGTCCAAAAACACCACCCGTCTTGTGGCCTGCCGGGTGACGAACAGCCCCAGCCCCCGGATATCCGCGAGGTCCATGGGGCGTCCCGCTGGTGCCCCCGCCACCTCGGCCAGGGGGACGCGGACCAGACTCCACCCCGGAGGCAGCCGCAGGCGTCGGTTGAACCGGTCCCGCTGACGACTGCCGGCAGCGGTATGGCGTCCGTCCTGGATCCGCAGCACCATCTCCAGGCCTTCCTGCCCAGGCACGAACAGGCGGCAGCTCACCGCCGCATAGCCCCGCCAGTCATGGGGAAAATAGCGCAAGGCAACGCCGGAATGACCGCCGGTACCGAGCTCGATGCGGAGCGACGCCCTGCCCTCGGCAGCCACCGTGCGGTCGCGACGGCGCTCCGCCTGGCCCTCCCAGCGGCCGAGCTGGCTGTCGGACTCGAAGTCGGCCAGTACCGGGAACTGCCAGCGGGCGAGGCACTCGTCGCTGGCAGTCTCCAGGAACGGCCAGGCGAGAACGATGAGGAGTGCCGATCCGGCCGCCACCGACAAGGGACGCAGCCCCCACCGCCGGCCCCTCCAGGGCCAACCGATGAGCAATGCAACCCCAGCGCCTCCCAGATCCCGGA
This region includes:
- a CDS encoding DNA polymerase IV, which encodes PERPALSLGREETFEEDITDRVQAEDALLGLAMAVARRLRRPGLAGRTVTLKVKYHDFSQITRSHSLEQATSDGHRIWTACRQLLDATEVGRRPVRLLGITVSRFPPATRNRSLFPPPEEELRRNRLHQSLDAIADRFGGEAIRPGRLLDQSGNRRRS